CTTTTCTTCTCTTATTGTTCAACCATggttaaatatataaatgtaaTGATAAGTTAAGGTAACCAAGAGAAATTCAGAAAGTAGACAGAGAAAATAGCAATAAATTAGgaaagagaaaagaaaagaaaaattaaaaagacaaacaaaataaaataataagacgAGACACGTGTCAATTATTTGATGTAGGGGAGTAAAGCTCCCGGTGGAGCATAGACTCTCCCAATCTCATCCACAAACGATTTAATTTGGACAAAAAGATTTGGCTCGTGAAATGacatttatttcatatttacAATTAATATTCATCAACACAACTAAATGGATTGCACTCAAATCCAAATGCATCCTAGTATAATTTATATCTATTTTTTCTGGTCATTCGAACGCGCGGCACATGCTATATTTTGGTACGCATTCAACCGAATGATGGTGGTTTCTTGATTGCCTCTATGGCGTGATGGCAAAGATACTAAACCTTATGCAAATTGCACGAACAAAAAAATCTACTGTGAAAAAATGTGTCATACATTAAGATAATAACTTTCAAGGATATATCCCAACTGTTTAATCCTTCAAAATTGATCCGGCATAAAAGTCATCTGGCAGCAATTGGAAGAACAAGATTGCGTCCTCTTAAAAACTCAATATACCATTCATATACTCAAAGGATCGGCTCCTCCACATGGGACTTGCATTCATATCAGCATCTTTGACCCTCAAAAAGTTCTCCTCGCTACTGTCAACTTGAGCATTTTAGTTGCAGAGAACTTGCGATGCCAGACTAGCTAGGTGTAACAGTCTTTACATGCAACAAGGCAAAAAACCAATGCTTGCACAATGGGTTGTGAGTCACACTTCTAACCGTATGAAGCCATATTTTGAGAATATATTTCATTGATATGATTCAAGCCCACCCGACTAGATCCAGGTGACTTCCTTAAACCCCTTTTCTTCATCGAATCTCTAAGTTGACTAGCCTCGCTCCATCTTCCTTTAGAAGAATATAAGTTGGACAAAAGAACGTAATGGGGTGCATCATGAGGATGCATTTTTAGCATATTCTTTACAGCCATATCTCCCAGGTCGAATCTGGAGTGAACACTGCATCCATGGAGGAAGGCCCCAAAAACAGTGATATCGGGCCGAACTGGCATCTTCTCGATGAATTCCAGGGCTTCCTCGAGCCTTCCAGAACGAGCCAATAGGTCAACCATGGATACATAGTGTTCCATCGAGGGAGTGAAATTGTATACCCGACACATTGAGTCAAAACATCTCCACCCCTCTCTAATCATCCCTGAGTGGCTACAAGCAGATAACATTGCGGTGAAAATTGCTCCCGTTGGCTCCAAATGCTTAGTCAAATCACCAAAAAGTTCGATACACTTACTCACGTCCCCCTGTTTTCCATAACCCCCGATCATCGCACCCCATGTTACTGTATTCTTGTTTGTCATCTCGTCAAAAACAATTTGTGCCGATTTTGCATCACCAGACTTGGCATATAAGTCAAGAAGAGCCGTGCCAACATAAACACTACTAGATGACAAAAAACCTTGTTTGATGGTGTATGCATGGAGTGAAGAACCAAATCTAATGTCTCCTAAAGAAGCACAAGTAGAGAGGACAGCCACCATGGTCACGGGATCAGGCTGGAAAATAGTGGATCTCATTCTTTTAAATAATCTCAGAGCTTCATAACCGTGGCTGGTTTTGGAATATCCACCAATGATCGAGTTCCAAGAAATGACATCCTTGTCTTCCATAGAGTCAAATAGATAAACGGCTTCTTGCATCCGACAACACTTCACATACATGTCCGTTAGAGCATTCATCACATTAGCATCATCCATCCCTGCCTTAATCCCTAGACCATGAACGGATGAACCCAATTTAAAATTGCCCGACTGTGCGCAAGCTGAAAGAACGCTAGCCAATGTGATTGAATTGGGAGAAATGCCCAGCCATTTCTTGTTTGTGAACAACACCAATGCTTCGTGAGCATAGCCACTTTGAGCATAACCTACTATCATTGCGGTCCATGCAACAAGATCGACGGTGGAAcattcatcaaaaatcaaacgaGCATCTATAATGGCCCCGCACTTGACATACATGTCTAGAAGAGAAGTGACCAAGCAGGAACTCAGTTCGATACAATTCTTTATGACAAATCCATGCACCCACTTTCCCTGATGCAACGCCCCCAATTTCGCACATGCTCTCACTACACTATCTAAAGTGTAACTGTTTCCTTCAACGAGGTGATTCCTCATACGATTAAACAAAAGAAGCCCTTCTCTAGCACAATCGTTCTGCACGTATCCTACAATCATCGATGTCCAACAAACCACATTCCTATTCCAAATTCTTTCGAAAACCTTGCAGGCCATGTCAATTCGACCACACTTAGCGTACATATCAACAAGCCCAGTCAGCACAAAGCTATCAGTGCTCCCCATCTGAATGATATAACCATGCAACTGCCTCCCTTCGCTAGAATCCCTCAATTCTCTACACGCTTTCAAGACGATTGAAAAAACGATGTCATCAAGTACCAAAAACCTTCTTCTTATAAATCTATAAAACGCAATAATCTCACCGTACAAATCATTGATAAAATACCACCGCATCATCGTTTTACAAGATACAAAATCCGGGTCTGGAATTTGATCAAACAAATGGCGGGCGTTCCTGACGTGCCCAAACAAACCGTAGAGACCGAGCAACTTGGTTTTCAGCAAAGGGTCATCCGCTTCTCCACTGACGACTAAAAGAGCTTGAATTTTTCGGAGAGAAGAGAGGCTTCTGCAAATATTTAACAAGCAAAAGAAAGGATTTTTTGAGAATGATAGGATGGAAGACAGTGATGGATGAAGTTCAAGATTATGGGTCGGTTCAGGAGCGAAGGTTGTGAAGTGAGGGTGTGATTCTGATAGCGCGAGACGACGGGTGTTTCTGTGTAAGAATGAGAGCAATTTCATGTTATTTGGATTTGCTCATAGCTTTGCTTGTTAAAACTCCCGCCATCCGTCTCACTGAACAAACCCAATTACCCAAAATGCAATGGAAGGAGCAAATTCCAATTGAATACTTTACAAAAAATTCAGCATGATCTGGTCCAAAACGGAACATAGAAACATCAAACAAAATAATAGAAAACAACACCAGAGCTTTTGAAGTAAAGAAAAAGCCCATCGTCCAATAGGTCCTTAACCGTATCGTGGAAAAGATCAGCTgggaaaaacaaagaaaaagagtacagaaaaaaaattactcatTTATCTAATTCAATGTCAAATGCCACCATTGATACACCTGATATTTTGATAAATCAACTAAGCACTGCAGTAAGCACTGCAGCGTTTtgcttttaatattaaaaataataaatatttttaataacttATAGAAAAAACGGTTACAAGGTATTTGGAAGAGCTTCTACAACAAACATTTTTTAGATTCTAATCGAGTTCAAGTGTTTTGAGGTATTTGTAATTGTCAGTTTCAACTTCactaatttttaatcaaaagacagaagCAAGATTGACTTacttttctctttcttttttttttttaaataatttaaagttaCAATGTGacatttttatctttaaaaaatttaacatatttCACAATTATTCttgatttgtatatatatttttggagATTTTGTTAATTgctaaatatttatatataagttTTTAAAAGTTTCGAATGGGACTCATAAAATtccaataatattttattacaatCATTTTTTACAATTTGCATTTTGATactttttttatacatatttttgtgcattcatacaaatttttatgtgttatttttttttatcaatcttatataaatttcgaaacattcaatataaaaagataaattaattttgatactaaatattcaaaatataataattatataaatacattgTTACTGGTATGAGTACTaaaatttagataattaaaaagataaatgatttatagatcaatgatattattatcgttttactaaaaattaagtTTGGAAGCAATTTTTCTTCCACACACTCAAATTTTAGATTATACTAGCTTTAGACTTTATTTCCAAATAATTCCTATTTTTGCTTCTAactaatttcaaaataatatatagaataatcattttaaaataaacaaaactctctaagaataattttatttgatttttacataaatttCTCATGAAACCGTGTATGTG
Above is a genomic segment from Primulina huaijiensis isolate GDHJ02 unplaced genomic scaffold, ASM1229523v2 scaffold38149, whole genome shotgun sequence containing:
- the LOC140968853 gene encoding pentatricopeptide repeat-containing protein At2g03380, mitochondrial produces the protein MKLLSFLHRNTRRLALSESHPHFTTFAPEPTHNLELHPSLSSILSFSKNPFFCLLNICRSLSSLRKIQALLVVSGEADDPLLKTKLLGLYGLFGHVRNARHLFDQIPDPDFVSCKTMMRWYFINDLYGEIIAFYRFIRRRFLVLDDIVFSIVLKACRELRDSSEGRQLHGYIIQMGSTDSFVLTGLVDMYAKCGRIDMACKVFERIWNRNVVCWTSMIVGYVQNDCAREGLLLFNRMRNHLVEGNSYTLDSVVRACAKLGALHQGKWVHGFVIKNCIELSSCLVTSLLDMYVKCGAIIDARLIFDECSTVDLVAWTAMIVGYAQSGYAHEALVLFTNKKWLGISPNSITLASVLSACAQSGNFKLGSSVHGLGIKAGMDDANVMNALTDMYVKCCRMQEAVYLFDSMEDKDVISWNSIIGGYSKTSHGYEALRLFKRMRSTIFQPDPVTMVAVLSTCASLGDIRFGSSLHAYTIKQGFLSSSSVYVGTALLDLYAKSGDAKSAQIVFDEMTNKNTVTWGAMIGGYGKQGDVSKCIELFGDLTKHLEPTGAIFTAMLSACSHSGMIREGWRCFDSMCRVYNFTPSMEHYVSMVDLLARSGRLEEALEFIEKMPVRPDITVFGAFLHGCSVHSRFDLGDMAVKNMLKMHPHDAPHYVLLSNLYSSKGRWSEASQLRDSMKKRGLRKSPGSSRVGLNHINEIYSQNMASYG